In a genomic window of Pseudomonas mohnii:
- the uvrA gene encoding excinuclease ABC subunit UvrA codes for MDKILIRGARTHNLKNIDLTLPRDKLIVITGLSGSGKSSLAFDTLYAEGQRRYVESLSAYARQFLSMMEKPDVDTIEGLSPAISIEQKSTSHNPRSTVGTITEIYDYLRLLYARVGIPRCPDHDIPLEAQTVSQMVDLVLAQPEGSKLMLLAPVIRERKGEHLSVFEELRAQGFVRARINGKLYELDEAPKLDKQKKHSIDVVVDRFKVRADLQQRLAESFETALKLADGIALVAPMDDEPGEEMIFSARFACPICGHAISELEPKLFSFNNPAGACPTCDGLGVKQFFDIKRLVNGELTLAEGAIRGWDRRNVYYFQMLGSLASHYKFSLEVPFNELPGDQQKFILHGSGSQNVDFKYLNDRGDIVKRSHPFEGIVPNLERRYRETESASVREELAKFLSTQACPDCRGTRLRREARHVWVGEKTLPAVTNLPIGDACDYFGELKLTGRRGEIADKILKEIRERLQFLVNVGLDYLSLDRSADTLSGGEAQRIRLASQIGAGLVGVLYILDEPSIGLHQRDNDRLLGTLKHLRDIGNTVIVVEHDEDAIRLADYVVDIGPGAGVHGGHIVAEGTPAEVMAHPDSLTGKYLSGRVKIEVPAKRTPRNKKLSLSLKGARGNNLRNVDLEIPIGLLTCVTGVSGSGKSTLINNTLFPLSATALNGATTLEAAAHDSIKGLEHLDKVVDIDQSPIGRTPRSNPATYTGLFTPIRELFAGVPESRSRGYGPGRFSFNVKGGRCEACQGDGLIKVEMHFLPDIYVPCDVCKSKRYNRETLEIKYKGKSIHETLEMTIEEAREFFDAVPALARKLQTLMDVGLSYIKLGQSATTLSGGEAQRVKLSRELSKRDTGKTLYILDEPTTGLHFADIQQLLDVLHRLRDHGNTVVVIEHNLDVIKTADWLVDLGPEGGSKGGQIIAVGTPEEVAEMKQSHTGFYLKPLLERDRA; via the coding sequence TTGGACAAGATCCTGATTCGTGGGGCTCGAACCCACAACCTGAAGAATATCGACCTGACCCTGCCAAGGGACAAGCTGATCGTCATCACCGGCCTGTCCGGCTCCGGCAAGTCATCCCTGGCTTTCGATACGCTCTACGCCGAAGGCCAGCGCCGCTACGTCGAATCATTGTCGGCCTACGCCCGCCAGTTCCTGTCGATGATGGAAAAGCCCGATGTCGACACCATCGAAGGCCTTTCGCCGGCCATCTCCATCGAACAGAAGTCGACCTCGCACAACCCGCGCTCGACGGTCGGCACCATCACCGAAATCTACGACTACCTGCGCCTGCTTTATGCACGCGTGGGCATTCCGCGCTGTCCGGATCACGACATCCCGCTTGAGGCACAGACCGTCAGCCAGATGGTCGACCTGGTTCTGGCGCAACCGGAGGGCAGCAAGCTCATGCTGCTGGCCCCGGTCATTCGCGAGCGCAAAGGCGAGCACCTTTCGGTGTTCGAAGAGCTGCGCGCCCAGGGCTTCGTGCGTGCCCGGATCAACGGCAAGCTGTATGAGCTGGACGAAGCGCCCAAGCTCGACAAACAAAAGAAGCATTCCATCGATGTGGTGGTCGACCGCTTCAAGGTCCGCGCCGATCTGCAGCAACGCCTGGCCGAATCCTTCGAGACTGCGCTGAAGCTGGCGGATGGCATCGCTCTGGTCGCACCGATGGACGATGAGCCGGGTGAAGAGATGATCTTCTCCGCGCGCTTCGCCTGCCCGATTTGCGGCCACGCCATCAGCGAGCTCGAACCCAAGCTGTTCTCCTTCAACAACCCGGCCGGCGCCTGCCCGACGTGTGATGGCCTGGGTGTGAAGCAGTTTTTCGACATCAAGCGACTGGTCAATGGCGAGTTGACCCTGGCCGAAGGCGCAATTCGCGGCTGGGATCGACGCAACGTCTATTACTTCCAGATGCTCGGCTCGCTGGCCTCGCACTACAAGTTCAGCCTCGAAGTGCCGTTCAACGAACTGCCTGGCGACCAGCAGAAGTTCATCCTGCACGGTAGCGGCTCGCAAAACGTCGACTTCAAATACCTGAACGACCGTGGCGACATCGTCAAGCGTTCGCACCCGTTCGAAGGCATCGTGCCGAACCTGGAACGCCGCTACCGCGAAACCGAATCGGCTTCAGTGCGCGAAGAGCTGGCCAAGTTCTTAAGCACCCAGGCCTGCCCGGACTGCCGCGGCACCCGTCTGCGGCGTGAGGCGCGGCATGTATGGGTCGGCGAGAAAACCCTGCCGGCGGTGACCAACCTGCCCATCGGCGATGCCTGCGACTACTTCGGCGAGCTCAAGCTCACCGGACGTCGTGGGGAAATCGCCGACAAGATCCTCAAGGAAATCCGCGAGCGTCTGCAGTTCCTCGTCAACGTTGGTCTTGATTACCTGTCGCTGGATCGCAGCGCCGACACCTTGTCCGGTGGTGAGGCCCAGCGTATTCGCCTGGCCAGCCAGATCGGTGCCGGCCTGGTGGGTGTCCTGTACATCCTCGACGAGCCGTCGATTGGCTTGCACCAACGCGACAACGACCGACTGCTCGGCACCCTCAAGCACCTGCGGGACATCGGTAACACGGTGATCGTGGTCGAGCACGACGAAGATGCGATTCGCCTGGCTGACTACGTGGTGGATATCGGCCCGGGCGCCGGGGTTCATGGCGGGCATATCGTTGCCGAAGGCACGCCGGCCGAAGTCATGGCTCACCCAGACTCGCTGACGGGCAAGTACCTGTCGGGTCGGGTGAAGATCGAGGTGCCGGCCAAACGTACGCCGCGCAACAAGAAGCTGTCGCTATCGCTCAAGGGCGCTCGCGGCAACAATTTGCGCAACGTCGACCTCGAGATTCCGATCGGGCTGCTGACCTGTGTGACCGGTGTATCCGGCTCAGGCAAATCGACCCTGATCAACAACACGCTGTTTCCCCTGAGCGCCACGGCACTTAACGGCGCGACCACACTGGAAGCCGCCGCACACGACAGCATCAAGGGTCTGGAACACCTGGACAAGGTCGTCGATATCGACCAGAGCCCGATTGGTCGTACGCCGCGTTCCAACCCGGCGACCTACACCGGGTTGTTCACGCCGATTCGCGAGCTGTTCGCCGGCGTGCCGGAGTCCCGCTCCCGTGGTTATGGGCCAGGGCGCTTCTCCTTCAACGTGAAGGGCGGACGCTGCGAGGCCTGCCAGGGCGATGGCCTGATCAAGGTGGAAATGCACTTCCTGCCGGACATCTACGTTCCTTGTGACGTGTGCAAGAGCAAGCGCTACAACCGCGAAACCCTGGAGATCAAGTACAAGGGCAAGAGCATCCACGAAACCCTCGAGATGACCATCGAGGAAGCGCGGGAGTTCTTCGACGCCGTGCCGGCACTGGCGCGCAAGCTGCAGACGCTGATGGATGTCGGCCTGTCTTACATCAAGCTGGGGCAATCGGCGACCACGCTGTCCGGTGGCGAAGCACAGCGGGTGAAACTGTCCCGCGAACTGTCCAAGCGCGACACGGGCAAGACCCTGTACATCCTGGACGAGCCGACCACGGGCCTGCACTTCGCAGATATCCAGCAATTGCTCGACGTGTTGCATAGACTGCGCGACCACGGCAACACGGTCGTAGTGATCGAGCACAACCTGGACGTGATCAAGACCGCTGACTGGTTGGTGGACCTGGGGCCTGAAGGCGGGTCCAAGGGCGGCCAAATCATTGCCGTCGGCACACCGGAGGAAGTTGCAGAGATGAAACAGTCTCACACCGGCTTCTACCTGAAACCGCTGCTGGAACGCGATCGGGCCTGA